In Citrobacter sp. RHB25-C09, the following proteins share a genomic window:
- a CDS encoding helix-turn-helix domain-containing protein: MNTGAFINDLLDWIDNNLDSRLDINTVSRRAGYSKWHLQRIFKEHTGYPLAEYIRSQKLQKSVERLTHSDEPILNVAIGLGFDSQQSFNRSFKRQFGQAPGAWRRSIGCPETQRLHQ; this comes from the coding sequence ATGAACACTGGCGCATTTATTAACGACTTACTCGACTGGATCGACAACAATCTGGATAGCCGTCTGGACATTAACACCGTTTCCAGGCGAGCCGGCTATTCGAAATGGCACCTCCAGCGCATATTCAAAGAGCACACCGGTTATCCACTTGCCGAGTATATTCGTTCACAAAAGCTGCAAAAATCGGTTGAACGCTTAACGCACAGTGACGAACCCATATTGAACGTGGCGATCGGGTTGGGATTTGACTCTCAACAGTCGTTTAATCGCAGCTTCAAGCGTCAATTTGGTCAGGCACCGGGGGCGTGGCGGCGCAGTATCGGCTGCCCCGAAACTCAACGCTTGCACCAGTAA
- a CDS encoding DUF4810 domain-containing protein produces the protein MGYLNKVAFGAAVLLLAGCASNSPKNIYTWDGYQDSVYQYYTNKTSPQEQIATLQKLVEKSRASNKPVPPGVHAQLGMLYSNTGNTELAIREFNAEKTQYPESASYINFLTAKK, from the coding sequence ATGGGATATTTAAATAAGGTTGCTTTTGGCGCGGCGGTATTACTTCTGGCAGGTTGTGCAAGCAATTCGCCGAAAAATATCTATACATGGGATGGGTATCAGGACTCGGTGTATCAGTATTACACTAATAAAACCAGCCCGCAGGAGCAGATCGCCACGTTACAGAAACTGGTTGAAAAGTCACGCGCCAGTAATAAGCCTGTACCGCCGGGCGTTCATGCTCAACTGGGTATGCTTTACAGCAACACCGGAAATACTGAACTCGCAATACGCGAATTTAACGCTGAAAAAACACAGTATCCGGAATCAGCTTCCTATATCAATTTCCTGACGGCCAAAAAATAA
- the pgaA gene encoding poly-beta-1,6 N-acetyl-D-glucosamine export porin PgaA: MFHSKWKKKALATFLTLIVPTAALGSEDYQQLITQARKGNTQPALTWFSQHPDLDENKLADWLQIASWSGQDKQVIEIYNRYQHKSLPLRGYAAVAKAYRNTQQWQHALNLWHALYEKDPVNKDYLRGEILTLADSGKYDVALEKIKALNQHAPDNKNILIEAYIYKISGRYEDELLTITRAMSFSSALAPQSEQYLNALQNNFLPEAVLSRTDEHSVSPTVRVDAAAKLVRLSAMPTRTEKERYNIADRALALYEGMFKEWKDKPEYAASYQRARTDRLGALVSRERNKEAIAEYQRMTDEGLTLPEYARYWVATAYLKDHQPKQAEAIMSALFYQEDGEINTLSMEEKADLFYSHIESEHFTPAQVLTEKMVRTTPAYRSMQGSPAQLPNDEWLQGYQLMSSLVRYGNDLPQAEKITYDLASKAPGNQGLRIDYASVLLARGLPRAAEDELKKAEVIEPANLTLEIEQAYTAMTLQEWNQAKLLTEDAVKRHPENEAVKRLQRANDIHQLSELRIGGSVGLDSEGPDSGKHDTSLSSVIYSPPLATNYRAFAGYGFSHSRFSEGKGNVRDWLGGVEWRSRDNWMEAELSGRNFNHKTKTGARVSGWHDFNDHWRIGYEGERLSRRTPLRAMKNDITANSGLINVRWYQNERREYGSSFSYLDFSDGNHRYEYSLEGKERIWTAPSLLVDVQPALYYGRNTKADTPYFNPEESFDIVGTVQANHLIWRNYDKSWTQEISGSVGNAWQKNYGNGMISQLSYGQRISWNDVADVGATLRWEKRPYDGEREHNVTVEFDMTFKF; this comes from the coding sequence ATGTTTCATTCAAAATGGAAAAAAAAGGCTCTGGCTACCTTTTTAACGTTGATAGTGCCAACCGCAGCACTGGGAAGTGAAGACTATCAACAACTTATTACACAGGCCAGAAAAGGGAACACGCAGCCAGCGCTGACATGGTTCTCACAACACCCAGATCTTGATGAAAATAAACTCGCCGACTGGCTGCAGATAGCGTCATGGAGCGGGCAGGATAAACAGGTTATTGAAATTTATAACCGATATCAGCATAAGAGCCTCCCCCTGCGTGGCTATGCGGCAGTCGCAAAGGCATACCGCAATACGCAGCAGTGGCAACATGCGCTAAATCTGTGGCATGCGCTCTACGAAAAAGATCCGGTGAATAAAGATTACCTTCGCGGGGAAATTCTGACGCTGGCTGATAGTGGAAAGTACGATGTCGCCCTGGAGAAAATTAAAGCGTTAAACCAACATGCACCCGACAATAAAAACATATTAATAGAGGCTTATATTTATAAAATCTCAGGTCGCTATGAAGATGAGTTATTGACCATCACCCGTGCGATGTCCTTTTCTTCGGCATTAGCCCCCCAGTCCGAGCAATATCTCAACGCGCTACAAAATAACTTTTTACCCGAAGCGGTTTTGAGTCGCACCGACGAGCATTCCGTCTCACCTACAGTCAGGGTTGATGCGGCAGCGAAGTTGGTCAGGTTGTCAGCAATGCCGACACGTACTGAGAAAGAACGCTACAACATTGCCGACCGTGCGCTGGCGTTATACGAAGGCATGTTCAAGGAATGGAAGGACAAACCTGAATATGCAGCATCGTATCAAAGAGCCCGGACAGACCGACTGGGGGCACTCGTATCACGGGAACGGAATAAAGAGGCCATCGCTGAATATCAGCGCATGACTGACGAGGGTCTGACCTTACCGGAATATGCGCGGTACTGGGTGGCGACGGCATATCTGAAAGATCACCAACCCAAACAGGCAGAAGCAATAATGTCTGCTCTGTTTTATCAGGAGGATGGAGAGATTAATACACTTTCGATGGAAGAAAAGGCAGACCTGTTTTATAGCCACATCGAAAGTGAACATTTTACGCCAGCCCAGGTGCTGACAGAGAAAATGGTGAGAACAACGCCTGCATATCGCAGTATGCAGGGCAGTCCCGCGCAACTGCCTAACGATGAATGGCTCCAGGGCTACCAGCTAATGTCATCATTAGTCCGTTACGGTAATGATTTACCGCAAGCAGAAAAAATTACGTACGATTTAGCCAGCAAAGCGCCGGGAAACCAGGGACTTCGCATTGATTATGCGAGCGTTTTACTGGCGAGGGGATTACCGCGAGCGGCAGAAGATGAGTTAAAAAAAGCGGAAGTCATTGAACCCGCGAATCTGACGCTGGAAATTGAACAAGCCTATACCGCGATGACGCTCCAGGAGTGGAATCAGGCGAAATTGCTCACCGAGGATGCGGTTAAACGCCATCCGGAAAATGAAGCCGTTAAACGACTTCAACGCGCTAATGATATCCATCAGTTATCGGAACTGAGAATTGGCGGTTCCGTGGGGTTAGATTCCGAGGGCCCTGACAGCGGAAAGCATGATACCAGCCTGTCGAGCGTGATTTATAGCCCGCCTTTAGCAACGAATTACCGGGCATTCGCGGGATACGGTTTTTCTCACAGTCGTTTTAGCGAAGGTAAAGGAAATGTTCGTGACTGGCTGGGAGGTGTGGAATGGCGCTCACGGGATAACTGGATGGAAGCAGAGTTGTCGGGACGCAATTTTAACCACAAAACTAAAACCGGTGCGCGCGTGTCCGGCTGGCATGATTTCAATGACCACTGGCGCATCGGATATGAGGGGGAAAGGTTATCCCGTCGTACTCCGTTACGGGCAATGAAAAATGATATTACCGCTAACAGCGGCCTGATCAATGTCAGGTGGTATCAAAACGAGCGCAGAGAGTACGGTTCATCGTTTTCCTACCTCGATTTTTCAGATGGAAACCATCGCTATGAATATTCGCTTGAAGGAAAGGAACGAATCTGGACCGCACCTTCGCTGTTAGTGGACGTTCAGCCAGCACTTTATTATGGCCGAAATACTAAGGCGGATACCCCTTATTTCAATCCCGAGGAATCATTCGATATTGTCGGGACAGTGCAGGCCAACCATCTCATATGGCGTAATTACGACAAGAGTTGGACCCAGGAAATTAGCGGGAGTGTTGGTAACGCCTGGCAAAAGAATTACGGCAACGGAATGATCTCCCAACTGTCCTACGGGCAGCGTATTTCATGGAATGACGTGGCCGATGTTGGCGCGACTCTGCGTTGGGAAAAGCGTCCTTATGATGGAGAAAGAGAACATAACGTAACAGTCGAATTTGATATGACATTTAAATTCTAA
- a CDS encoding GGDEF domain-containing protein, giving the protein MKRKCLSFQYIAFAGILLICILVFANTLLCEGGDGSVVPLSTYLIVVISLFFLDTIAFVFMQMNYISEKNNFSNCILGFAFLSSLIYFAETIIIIQKPIEEYLSLEIKTNDTAIFYFFRQLNFLLLLGIALLFENQDQRNSSRKKHTSLYLLACLAISIACPIIAHNLSSYNPEYNLVITGYTDLRGKAIWDISYINALIIFWTVLAVCIVLVTKLDSNIWNSIIIICFSAIVYNFFLLLLDVYNLSIWYIGRTVEVISKLFVIFTLMYNVFSKLSECRDMATKDPLTQIYNRRYYFSKLEKLIGENSTKNMCVMMIDIDNFKMINDTWGHPVGDRVILTVADLIKKNVRSEDIVARLGGEEFGIIMTDIKPTDAEKFAERIRRTIESRTQNGNGYNIPKTITLSIGLLNIENTHSTLSQVNHLVDKALYDAKHKGKNCVVVKTLNAMRT; this is encoded by the coding sequence ATGAAGAGAAAGTGTTTATCTTTTCAGTATATTGCTTTTGCTGGAATCTTACTTATCTGTATCCTGGTATTTGCAAATACATTGTTATGTGAAGGTGGCGATGGATCGGTGGTACCTCTTTCAACGTACCTCATTGTGGTTATATCGTTATTCTTTTTGGATACCATTGCATTTGTCTTTATGCAAATGAACTATATCTCTGAAAAAAATAACTTTTCTAACTGCATCCTTGGTTTTGCTTTCTTAAGTAGTTTGATCTACTTTGCAGAAACTATAATTATTATTCAAAAACCCATTGAAGAGTATCTGTCGTTAGAGATTAAAACGAACGATACCGCTATATTTTACTTTTTCCGCCAACTCAATTTTTTACTCTTATTGGGTATTGCTTTACTGTTTGAAAATCAGGATCAGCGTAACTCATCAAGAAAGAAGCATACGTCGCTATATTTGTTAGCTTGCCTGGCAATATCTATTGCTTGCCCGATTATTGCGCATAATCTCAGCAGTTATAATCCAGAATACAACTTAGTGATTACTGGCTATACCGATCTCCGGGGCAAGGCGATCTGGGACATCAGTTATATTAATGCACTTATCATCTTTTGGACGGTTCTTGCTGTCTGTATTGTCCTGGTAACAAAACTAGACTCCAACATATGGAACAGCATTATCATTATCTGTTTTTCAGCCATTGTTTATAATTTCTTCTTACTGCTTCTTGATGTATACAACTTATCTATCTGGTATATAGGGCGAACGGTTGAAGTCATCAGTAAGCTCTTTGTCATATTTACATTAATGTATAACGTATTCAGTAAACTGAGCGAGTGCCGGGATATGGCAACAAAAGATCCCTTAACGCAAATATATAATCGCCGCTATTATTTTTCAAAGCTGGAAAAGCTTATTGGTGAAAACAGTACAAAAAATATGTGTGTGATGATGATCGATATCGATAACTTCAAAATGATCAATGATACCTGGGGCCATCCGGTCGGTGACAGAGTCATACTGACGGTTGCCGATTTAATTAAAAAGAATGTTCGTTCTGAGGATATCGTGGCTCGACTCGGCGGTGAAGAGTTTGGCATTATCATGACGGATATAAAGCCAACAGATGCCGAAAAATTTGCTGAGCGTATCCGCAGAACTATCGAAAGCAGAACGCAAAATGGTAATGGCTATAATATTCCAAAAACGATCACATTAAGCATTGGGTTGCTGAATATAGAAAACACGCACTCGACTCTTTCTCAGGTTAATCACCTGGTTGATAAGGCCTTATATGATGCGAAGCACAAAGGGAAGAACTGTGTGGTGGTGAAAACGCTTAATGCAATGAGAACGTGA
- the pgaB gene encoding poly-beta-1,6-N-acetyl-D-glucosamine N-deacetylase PgaB produces the protein MISKGMAFLVMLVSTVFLTGCIAHDRANFTEPAQREKLQAEKPWPNNGFVVIAYHDVEDKETDQRFMSVRTSALREQFAWLRENGYQPVTIAQIREAHQGGKRLPEKAVLLSFDDGYSSFYTRVFPLLKAYQWPALWAPVGSWINTPADQKVQFGDEKIARERFANWEQIRELSRSPLVEIGAHTWNSHFGISSNPAGSRLPAFANRYYDQAKQRYETEQEYRQRIRKDAEKVTREIKRHSGQAPTVWVWPYGAANGIAIDELKKQGYDMFFTLNSGLASATELDAIPRILINNNPSLEEFALLVTGVQEPETQRVMHIDLDYVYDTDPQQMERNLDLLVQRVKDMNISTVYLQAFADSKGDGLVREVYFQNRWLPVKADIFGRIAWQLRTRADVQVYAWMPVLSWDLAPSLTRVQKLVLNNGTTGIDASQYVRLSPYDPIAMLQVIDLYEDLASHADFDGILFHDDALLSDLEDASPAALRAYGNAGFSTNIQYIKNDPQLFEKWTRFKSKTLTDLTLVLSDKVKKVRGPHIKTARNIYALPVLQPESETWFAQNFEDFLQNYDWTAVMAMPYMEGVKPKAADEKWLVNLIQQVKKVTGATDKTIFELQSMNWKKDGQHLSIDSVKLAQWMSLLQRNGVKHYGYYPDDFVKNSPDMKTIRPEFSLAWYPEND, from the coding sequence ATGATCAGCAAAGGAATGGCATTTCTAGTCATGCTTGTCAGTACAGTCTTTTTGACGGGGTGCATAGCACATGACAGAGCAAATTTTACCGAGCCTGCCCAGCGGGAAAAATTACAGGCGGAGAAACCATGGCCAAATAACGGATTTGTGGTTATCGCCTACCATGATGTCGAAGACAAAGAAACCGACCAGCGCTTCATGTCGGTGAGAACATCCGCATTAAGGGAGCAATTTGCCTGGCTGCGTGAAAACGGATACCAGCCCGTAACCATTGCGCAGATCCGCGAAGCGCATCAGGGTGGAAAACGCCTGCCTGAAAAAGCGGTGTTGTTATCTTTTGATGATGGATACAGCAGCTTCTATACCCGGGTGTTCCCATTACTTAAGGCATATCAATGGCCCGCGTTATGGGCTCCGGTGGGAAGTTGGATCAATACGCCTGCCGATCAAAAGGTACAGTTTGGCGATGAAAAAATCGCGCGTGAGCGCTTTGCGAACTGGGAGCAAATTCGCGAGCTATCCCGTTCCCCTTTAGTTGAGATTGGCGCGCACACGTGGAATTCCCATTTCGGCATCTCATCAAACCCTGCCGGAAGTCGATTGCCCGCTTTTGCTAACCGTTATTATGATCAAGCAAAGCAGCGTTATGAGACAGAACAAGAATATCGCCAGCGTATCCGCAAAGATGCGGAAAAAGTCACGCGCGAAATAAAGAGACACAGCGGACAAGCGCCTACGGTGTGGGTATGGCCGTATGGCGCCGCCAATGGTATTGCCATTGATGAGTTAAAAAAACAGGGTTATGACATGTTTTTCACCCTGAATTCGGGTCTGGCATCTGCCACCGAACTGGATGCTATTCCACGGATACTTATCAATAATAATCCGTCGCTGGAGGAATTTGCGCTTCTGGTTACAGGCGTGCAAGAGCCAGAGACGCAGCGCGTCATGCATATCGACCTTGATTATGTTTACGATACCGACCCGCAGCAAATGGAAAGAAACCTCGACCTCTTAGTTCAACGGGTCAAGGATATGAATATTTCCACCGTTTATCTTCAGGCCTTTGCTGACAGTAAAGGTGATGGTCTTGTACGTGAAGTCTATTTCCAGAATCGGTGGTTGCCGGTTAAAGCAGACATTTTTGGACGTATCGCCTGGCAATTAAGAACGCGTGCCGATGTACAAGTCTATGCCTGGATGCCGGTGTTGAGCTGGGATCTGGCCCCCTCGCTGACGCGAGTACAAAAATTGGTTCTGAATAATGGCACGACTGGAATCGATGCTTCTCAGTATGTACGGCTTTCACCATACGACCCTATCGCTATGCTTCAAGTCATCGATTTATATGAAGATTTAGCAAGCCATGCTGATTTTGATGGCATTCTATTCCATGATGATGCCCTCCTGTCTGATTTAGAAGATGCCAGCCCAGCAGCCTTAAGGGCCTATGGCAATGCGGGGTTCAGCACCAATATTCAGTACATAAAAAATGATCCTCAGTTGTTTGAAAAATGGACCCGTTTTAAAAGCAAAACCCTGACCGATTTAACGCTGGTGTTGAGTGATAAAGTTAAAAAGGTCCGTGGACCACATATCAAAACAGCCAGAAATATCTATGCGCTACCTGTATTACAACCGGAGAGTGAAACGTGGTTTGCGCAGAATTTTGAGGACTTTCTTCAGAACTATGACTGGACCGCAGTCATGGCGATGCCTTACATGGAAGGTGTAAAGCCTAAAGCCGCAGATGAGAAGTGGTTGGTCAATTTAATTCAGCAGGTTAAAAAGGTCACAGGAGCCACAGATAAAACGATATTTGAATTGCAGTCAATGAACTGGAAAAAGGATGGGCAACATCTTTCAATCGACTCAGTAAAACTGGCTCAGTGGATGAGCTTATTACAACGCAATGGAGTAAAGCATTATGGATATTATCCAGATGATTTTGTGAAAAACAGTCCCGATATGAAAACCATTCGCCCTGAATTTTCTTTAGCCTGGTATCCCGAAAATGACTAA
- the pgaC gene encoding poly-beta-1,6-N-acetyl-D-glucosamine synthase — MTNRLISLLILCLVLCVPLTIALLFSPESTLRFVFFWPFFMSILWCIGGIYYWLCRERRWRWGAEAPVPKLKGDPLVSILIPCFNEEKNIDETIEAAMSQNYPNIEVIAINDGSSDNTAGCLDRLAARYPRLRVIHLATNQGKAIALKTGAAAANSEYLVCVDGDARLDPNAVAYIVAPMVNNPRVGAVTGNPRIRTRSTLVGKIQVGEFSSIIGLIKRTQRVYGQMFTVSGVIAAFRRSALANVGYWSEDIITEDIDISWKLELNHWSIFYEPRALCWILMPETLKGLWKQRLRWAQGGAEVFLKNMTRLWRWKNRRMWPLFIEYCLTTAWAFTCFASFLVLIIDKCLHVPVAVKPAEIATAEFAGLLLCCLCLIQFVVSILIERRYEKGITPTLFWIIWFPIVFWILGLCTTLYSFTQTMLFPETKRARWNSPDRGIGRI; from the coding sequence ATGACTAATCGTTTAATATCGCTCCTAATATTATGCCTGGTGTTATGCGTTCCGCTGACTATTGCTTTATTATTCTCTCCGGAATCGACATTAAGGTTTGTTTTTTTCTGGCCCTTTTTTATGTCTATTCTCTGGTGCATAGGCGGTATTTATTACTGGCTTTGTCGGGAGCGCCGCTGGCGCTGGGGAGCTGAAGCGCCAGTCCCCAAACTCAAGGGGGATCCACTCGTCTCTATTTTGATCCCCTGTTTTAACGAAGAGAAAAATATCGATGAAACCATTGAAGCGGCAATGTCACAAAATTACCCCAACATCGAGGTCATTGCCATCAACGATGGTTCTTCCGATAACACCGCAGGATGCTTAGACAGACTTGCCGCTCGTTACCCTCGGTTGCGAGTGATCCACCTTGCAACCAACCAGGGAAAAGCGATTGCGCTGAAAACGGGTGCTGCGGCTGCTAACAGTGAATACCTGGTTTGTGTTGACGGCGATGCTCGTCTCGATCCGAATGCCGTTGCTTACATTGTCGCACCCATGGTGAATAATCCGCGCGTCGGTGCGGTGACCGGTAACCCGCGAATTCGTACACGCTCAACGCTGGTCGGCAAAATACAGGTGGGGGAGTTTTCCTCCATTATTGGGTTAATTAAACGTACACAACGCGTGTATGGCCAAATGTTTACTGTCTCCGGGGTCATTGCTGCTTTTCGCCGCAGTGCACTGGCTAATGTCGGGTACTGGAGTGAGGACATTATCACTGAGGATATTGATATTAGCTGGAAGCTTGAGCTTAACCACTGGTCAATTTTCTACGAGCCTCGCGCTCTATGCTGGATCTTAATGCCTGAGACATTAAAAGGTCTTTGGAAACAGCGGTTACGCTGGGCGCAAGGGGGGGCAGAAGTTTTCCTGAAAAATATGACCCGGCTCTGGCGTTGGAAAAATCGCAGAATGTGGCCGCTGTTCATCGAATATTGTCTGACTACCGCATGGGCGTTTACCTGCTTTGCCAGCTTCCTGGTGCTTATTATTGATAAGTGTCTACATGTACCAGTGGCAGTAAAACCCGCCGAAATCGCTACGGCAGAATTTGCGGGATTGCTGTTGTGCTGTTTATGTCTGATTCAGTTTGTTGTCAGCATACTCATTGAACGTCGGTATGAAAAAGGAATTACACCTACGTTGTTCTGGATCATCTGGTTCCCCATTGTCTTCTGGATCCTTGGTCTATGCACCACGCTGTATTCCTTTACGCAGACTATGCTTTTCCCCGAGACAAAACGAGCCCGCTGGAACAGTCCTGACAGAGGAATTGGGAGAATATAA
- a CDS encoding DUF799 domain-containing protein, giving the protein MKRLVILCTLALTLGLTGCAKNTKQSTDYSAFKESKPRSILVLPPKNQSPEIKASHSLLSSVTMPLAESGYYVFPVAVVEETFKQNGATDPNDISAIPQKKLHEIFGADAVMYITVSDYGTSYKVIDSVTRVTATARLVDLRSGKELWTGSATASSNEGQNNNGGGLLGMLITAAITQIANSATDRAYDIAQVTNHRMLSAGTSGGLLYGPRSPKYAQTAL; this is encoded by the coding sequence ATGAAACGTTTGGTTATACTTTGCACACTGGCATTAACTCTGGGACTCACGGGTTGCGCGAAAAATACTAAGCAGTCCACTGACTATTCTGCATTTAAAGAAAGTAAACCCCGCAGCATCCTGGTATTGCCGCCGAAAAATCAATCGCCGGAAATCAAAGCCAGCCACAGTTTACTGAGCAGCGTGACGATGCCGCTGGCAGAATCGGGCTATTATGTTTTCCCGGTAGCGGTAGTGGAAGAAACGTTTAAACAAAACGGTGCGACTGACCCGAACGACATCAGCGCAATTCCTCAAAAAAAACTTCATGAGATCTTTGGTGCCGATGCGGTGATGTATATTACCGTTAGCGATTATGGCACCTCCTATAAGGTCATCGATAGCGTGACGCGAGTAACTGCGACGGCACGGTTAGTTGATCTGCGCTCAGGTAAAGAGTTGTGGACCGGTAGCGCGACGGCATCATCCAACGAAGGGCAAAATAATAACGGTGGTGGCCTGCTGGGGATGCTAATCACTGCGGCGATTACGCAGATTGCCAACTCGGCAACAGACCGGGCGTATGATATCGCTCAGGTGACCAACCACCGCATGTTAAGCGCAGGCACATCCGGTGGGTTGTTGTATGGCCCACGCTCGCCGAAGTACGCGCAGACAGCGCTGTAA
- the pgaD gene encoding poly-beta-1,6-N-acetyl-D-glucosamine biosynthesis protein PgaD has translation MKELIIKTKTSKLQSVIEFILTLLLWGAFFYWLLNFVINLTSEHMWLSEVSSRLALYFLAALVCSAVLVAWAIYNKIRFRHNRRRFTRELSAEELATSHSVSENVYAQLQNSRAMQVHFNKEGEINKVETVVI, from the coding sequence ATGAAGGAACTCATCATTAAGACAAAAACAAGCAAGTTACAAAGCGTCATTGAATTTATTTTAACACTGCTGCTTTGGGGCGCTTTCTTTTATTGGCTTTTAAATTTTGTAATCAACCTGACCAGTGAACATATGTGGTTAAGTGAAGTTTCTTCAAGGCTGGCGCTTTACTTCTTAGCCGCTCTCGTTTGTTCAGCCGTACTCGTCGCCTGGGCAATATACAATAAGATTCGGTTCCGACATAACCGTCGTCGTTTTACTCGTGAGTTGAGCGCTGAAGAATTGGCAACAAGCCATTCAGTTTCAGAGAATGTTTATGCGCAGTTGCAAAACAGTCGGGCCATGCAGGTACACTTTAATAAAGAGGGTGAGATAAACAAAGTTGAAACCGTGGTAATCTAA